In a genomic window of Tripterygium wilfordii isolate XIE 37 chromosome 8, ASM1340144v1, whole genome shotgun sequence:
- the LOC120004083 gene encoding uncharacterized protein LOC120004083, with product MADIQQPEAQLNGVGGAQLVTTTSEPVGSKRQRRPSVRLGEIGGDQPYDSHGRRSSAIIKQFKQHLPIDHRKDPKSSKTRPLTNLTEFQNETLDEDREVNLDTVAIGSWRVKDSKKRGSNATTKRVRSNWISRVADNGGGGNNVEGEEKYSGGEDMDEDGTYRDFDRENSESPLREQSPDLLNENLADARYRRPIRTRDHQDGVDFSGPSDTDDRNNNNNNGSHGEDGVKVWLNSLGLGRYAPVFEIHEVDDEVLPLLTLEDLKDMGINAVGSRRKMYCAIQKLGKGFS from the coding sequence ATGGCGGATATACAGCAACCGGAAGCGCAACTAAACGGCGTCGGAGGAGCGCAACTGGTGACAACGACATCCGAACCTGTTGGATCAAAGCGACAGCGAAGGCCAAGCGTCCGATTAGGCGAAATCGGGGGCGACCAGCCCTACGACTCTCACGGGCGAAGATCTTCCGCTATCATCAAGCAATTCAAGCAACACCTCCCTATCGACCACAGAAAGGATCCGAAATCGTCCAAAACCCGCCCTCTCACGAACCTAACCGAATTCCAAAACGAAACCCTAGACGAGGATAGAGAGGTCAATTTAGACACCGTCGCCATTGGGAGTTGGCGAGTCAAGGATTCGAAAAAACGAGGCTCGAATGCCACCACGAAACGCGTCCGGTCCAATTGGATTTCTAGAGTGGCCGATAATGGAGGCGGCGGCAATAATGTTGAGGGAGAGGAGAAATACAGCGGCGGAGAAGACATGGATGAGGACGGAACCTATCGTGATTTTGATAGGGAGAACTCTGAGAGTCCGTTGAGAGAACAGAGTCCGGATCTTTTGAATGAGAATTTAGCAGATGCGAGATATAGGAGGCCAATTAGGACACGAGACCACCAAGATGGGGTGGATTTTTCGGGTCCATCAGATACAGATGATAGgaataacaacaacaataatggGAGTCACGGAGAGGATGGAGTGAAGGTTTGGTTAAACAGTCTAGGGTTAGGGCGATATGCACCAGTTTTCGAGATTCATGAGGTGGATGACGAGGTATTGCCCTTGCTGACACTGGAGGACTTGAAGGATATGGGGATTAATGCAGTTGGCTCCaggagaaaaatgtattgtgcCATCCAAAAGCTTGGGAAGGGGTTTTCATAA
- the LOC120004063 gene encoding uncharacterized protein LOC120004063, whose amino-acid sequence MKPSEDDPINLSNRLLHSLLEQIPHVQNFKGKWASSRTKLSDLQTQLADFNDFPCSTSHPLCLDLLHSISHTLNDAVSLAEKCQSANLTEGKLKTQSDIDSVLARLDRHIKDSEILIKSGVLQDCVVSSSSKREAVRVETRNFLTRLQIGSTEAKNSAMDALLGLLLEDDKNVMIAVAQGVVPVLVRLLDSSSLEMKEKTVAAISRVSMVDSSKHVLVAEGLLLLNHLLRILESGSGFAKEKACIVLQALSVSKDNARAIGSRGGISSLLEICQAGTPGSQAFAAGVLRNLSVFSEISDNFIEEKAIFVLIGLAASGTAVAQENAIGCLCNLVSEDESLKLLLAKEGVIECLKNYWDSVPSVKNLEAAVELLSHLASYNPVAEVLVSDGFIARLVALLNCGILGVRIAAARAVYELGFSTKTRKEMGECGCIAPLIKMLDGKAVEEKEAAAKTLSSLVLYAGNRRIFRREERGIVTAVQLLDPLILNLDKKYPISVLSSLVHSKKCRKQMVAAGATVYLQKLVEMDIEGAKKLLEILGRSKIWGIFSRP is encoded by the coding sequence ATGAAACCTTCAGAAGACGATCCTATCAACCTCTCGAACCGGCTTTTACATTCTCTGCTGGAACAAATCCCTCACGTACAGAACTTCAAGGGAAAATGGGCTTCAAGCAGGACCAAACTCAGCGATCTACAAACCCAACTCGCCGACTTCAACGATTTCCCGTGCTCTACGTCTCACCCTCTCTGTCTCGACCTCCTTCACTCCATTTCTCATACCCTAAACGATGCCGTTTCACTCGCTGAAAAATGTCAGAGCGCTAACCTCACTGAGGGAAAGCTTAAGACGCAGAGCGACATCGATTCTGTTCTGGCGAGGCTCGATCGGCATATTAAGGACAGTGAGATTTTGATTAAGAGTGGGGTTCTTCAAGACTGCGTCGTTTCATCTTCTTCCAAGAGGGAGGCCGTAAGGGTTGAGACGAGGAATTTTCTAACTCGGTTGCAGATTGGGAGCACTGAGGCGAAGAACTCGGCGATGGACGCGTTGCTAGGGTTGCTTCTGGAGGATGATAAGAACGTTATGATTGCAGTGGCGCAGGGTGTAGTTCCCGTGCTTGTTCGCTTACTTGATTCAAGCTCTTTGGAGATGAAAGAGAAGACTGTTGCCGCCATTTCTAGGGTCTCAATGGTGGATAGTAGCAAGCACGTCTTGGTTGCGGAGGGATTGCTTCTCCTGAATCATTTGCTTCGTATTCTCGAATCAGGGAGTGGTTTTGCCAAGGAAAAGGCGTGTATTGTCCTTCAAGCTCTAAGCGTTTCAAAAGATAACGCGAGGGCTATTGGTTCTAGAGGCGGAATTTCATCGCTATTAGAGATTTGTCAAGCCGGCACGCCTGGTTCACAAGCTTTTGCTGCTGGGGTTTTGAGAAATCTCTCTGTATTTAGCGAAATTAGTGACAATTTCATCGAGGAGAAAGCAATTTTCGTTCTTATTGGCCTGGCAGCTTCAGGGACTGCTGTAGCCCAAGAGAATGCTATTGGGTGTTTATGTAATTTGGTTTCTGAGGATGAAAGCTTGAAGCTTTTATTGGCTAAAGAAGGGGTAATTGAGTGCTTAAAGAACTACTGGGATTCAGTTCCTTCAGTGAAGAATCTCGAAGCAGCTGTTGAGCTGTTGTCTCACTTGGCTTCATACAACCCAGTTGCAGAAGTTCTTGTTTCAGATGGATTCATTGCTAGACTCGTAGCTCTACTGAATTGCGGTATTTTGGGTGTGAGAATTGCAGCTGCTCGAGCTGTTTACGAGCTTGGGTTTAGcactaaaacaagaaaagaaatgggTGAATGTGGGTGCATTGCACCATTGATCAAAATGTTGGATGGTAAAGCTGTTGAAGAGAAGGAAGCGGCCGCTAAGACCTTGTCAAGTCTTGTGTTGTATGCAGGTAATAGAAGGATTTTCAGGAGGGAAGAAAGAGGGATAGTGACTGCAGTTCAGCTTTTAGATCCTTTGATACTGAATTTGGATAAGAAATATCCAATCTCTGTATTGTCTTCCCTTGTCCATTCCAAAAAGTGTAGAAAACAAATGGTTGCGGCTGGTGCTACTGTGTACTTGCAGAAACTTGTTGAGATGGATATTGAGGGGGCTAAGAAGCTCTTGGAAATTCTTGGCCGGAGTAAAATTTGGGGCATCTTTTCCCGACCCTAG